A single genomic interval of Mycolicibacterium sp. MU0053 harbors:
- the panC gene encoding pantoate--beta-alanine ligase → MTQPRAKFAAGELNVYTSPAEVSSVTRALRHTGRRVMLVPTMGALHEGHLSLVRAAKKVPGAVVAVSIFVNPLQFGADEDLEAYPRTLDTDLQMLREEGVEIAFTPNAAAMYPAGPRTTVQPGPLGAELEGAARPTHFAGMLTVVLKLLQTIEPDRAFFGEKDYQQLVLIRQMADDLNLATRIVGVPIVREGDGLAMSSRNRYLDAGQREHASALSAALLAGRYAAGNGAMAAVAAARAVLAEVPGIEIDYLEVRGPWLEPAPAHGTARLLVAARLGSTRLLDNIGVELGNASADGAYAGSDSHRESPWRN, encoded by the coding sequence ATGACCCAGCCCCGCGCGAAGTTCGCGGCCGGCGAGCTCAACGTCTACACCTCCCCGGCGGAGGTCTCCAGCGTCACGCGCGCGCTGCGGCACACCGGCCGGCGGGTGATGCTGGTACCGACCATGGGCGCACTGCACGAGGGACACTTGAGCCTGGTCCGAGCGGCCAAGAAGGTGCCCGGCGCGGTGGTGGCGGTGTCGATCTTCGTCAATCCGCTGCAGTTCGGTGCCGATGAGGATCTCGAGGCCTATCCGCGCACCCTGGACACCGACCTGCAGATGCTGCGCGAGGAGGGCGTCGAGATCGCGTTCACGCCCAACGCCGCGGCGATGTACCCGGCGGGCCCGCGCACCACCGTCCAACCCGGGCCGCTGGGCGCCGAACTCGAAGGTGCCGCGCGTCCCACACACTTCGCCGGGATGCTGACCGTGGTGCTCAAGCTGCTGCAGACCATCGAGCCGGACCGGGCGTTCTTCGGCGAGAAGGACTATCAGCAGCTCGTTCTGATCCGCCAGATGGCCGACGACCTGAACCTCGCGACCCGCATCGTCGGTGTCCCGATCGTGCGGGAGGGCGACGGACTGGCCATGTCGTCCCGCAACCGCTACCTCGACGCCGGGCAGCGCGAGCACGCGTCCGCATTGTCGGCGGCCCTGCTGGCCGGGCGCTACGCGGCGGGCAACGGCGCCATGGCCGCGGTGGCGGCAGCGCGCGCGGTGCTGGCCGAGGTGCCCGGCATCGAGATCGACTACCTCGAGGTGCGCGGCCCGTGGCTGGAACCCGCGCCCGCCCACGGCACCGCCCGGCTCCTGGTCGCCGCGCGGCTGGGCAGCACCCGCCTGCTGGACAACATCGGGGTGGAGCTGGGTAATGCCAGCGCCGACGGCGCCTACGCCGGTTCGGACTCCCACCGTGAATCACCTTGGAGGAACTGA
- the lsr2 gene encoding histone-like nucleoid-structuring protein Lsr2: protein MARKVTVTLIDDFDGEGSADETVEFGLDGVTYEIDLSTKNAAKLRSDLKKWVESGRRVGGRRRGRTAGKGGRGTIDREQSAAIREWARRNGHNVSTRGRIPADVIEAFHAAS, encoded by the coding sequence ATGGCGAGGAAAGTTACCGTCACCTTGATCGATGATTTCGACGGTGAAGGCTCAGCTGACGAAACTGTGGAATTCGGCCTCGACGGGGTGACCTATGAGATCGACCTGTCCACCAAGAACGCCGCAAAACTCCGTTCGGATCTGAAGAAATGGGTGGAATCGGGCCGCCGCGTCGGTGGTCGTCGCCGCGGTCGCACGGCCGGCAAGGGCGGCCGCGGAACCATCGACCGTGAGCAGAGCGCCGCAATTCGCGAATGGGCCCGCCGCAACGGCCACAACGTGTCCACGCGTGGCCGCATCCCCGCAGATGTCATCGAGGCGTTCCACGCGGCTTCCTGA
- the panD gene encoding aspartate 1-decarboxylase translates to MLRTMLKSKIHRATVTHADLHYVGSVTIDADLMDAADLLEGEQVTIVDIDNGARLVTYAITGERGSGVIGINGAAAHLVHPGDLVILIAYGTMEDAEAKRYQPRIVFVDAANRQVDLGAHAADPAYVPDDAGELLSPRGLR, encoded by the coding sequence ATGTTACGGACCATGCTCAAGTCCAAGATCCACCGCGCCACCGTGACGCACGCGGATCTGCACTACGTGGGTTCGGTCACCATCGATGCCGATCTGATGGACGCCGCCGATCTGCTGGAAGGCGAGCAGGTCACCATCGTCGACATCGACAACGGGGCCCGACTGGTGACCTATGCGATCACCGGGGAACGCGGCAGCGGAGTCATCGGGATCAACGGTGCTGCAGCGCATCTGGTGCATCCGGGGGATCTGGTGATCTTGATCGCCTACGGCACCATGGAGGACGCCGAGGCCAAGCGTTATCAACCCCGGATCGTCTTCGTCGACGCCGCGAACCGTCAGGTCGACCTCGGCGCGCACGCCGCGGACCCGGCCTACGTTCCCGACGACGCCGGCGAACTGCTCTCGCCCCGGGGGCTGCGCTAG
- the folK gene encoding 2-amino-4-hydroxy-6-hydroxymethyldihydropteridine diphosphokinase: MSRVVLSIGSNLGDRMARLQAAVDALGDRVVAVSPVFQSDPWGGVEQGPFLNAVIVAEDPSLDGADWLDFAQRLEREADRVRGQKWGPRTLDVDLITVHNEANPDSPEEFSRSDGLTLPHPLAHLRAFVLIPWLAADPDAWLTVAGVRRTAVHLLDQIDAAERAGVHRFDAELHGPDQKA; the protein is encoded by the coding sequence GTGAGTCGGGTGGTGTTGTCGATCGGTTCGAATCTCGGCGACCGAATGGCGCGGCTGCAGGCGGCCGTCGACGCGCTCGGGGACCGGGTGGTGGCGGTGTCGCCGGTCTTTCAGTCCGACCCCTGGGGTGGCGTGGAGCAGGGCCCGTTCCTCAACGCGGTGATCGTCGCCGAAGACCCCAGCCTGGACGGGGCGGACTGGCTGGACTTCGCCCAGCGACTGGAACGCGAGGCCGACCGGGTGCGCGGACAGAAGTGGGGCCCACGGACCCTCGATGTGGACCTGATCACCGTGCACAACGAGGCGAACCCGGACAGTCCCGAGGAGTTCTCCCGATCGGACGGGCTGACGTTGCCGCATCCGCTGGCGCATCTGCGGGCCTTCGTGCTGATTCCGTGGCTGGCGGCGGACCCGGACGCCTGGCTCACCGTGGCCGGTGTGCGCCGAACCGCGGTGCACTTGCTGGATCAAATCGACGCGGCCGAGCGCGCCGGTGTGCATCGCTTCGATGCGGAGTTGCATGGGCCCGACCAGAAAGCGTGA
- the folP gene encoding dihydropteroate synthase has translation MTPRLESGLQVMGVVNVTDDSFSDGGRYLDPERAVAHGLRLVKEGATIIDVGGESTRPGAVRVDAVVESARVVPVVKELAAQGITVSIDTMHAEVARAALESGARIVNDVSGGRSDPGMAALVAEAGVPWVLMHWRSVKADQPHQVPHYDDVVATVRAELQAAVDDALAAGVAERQLIIDPGLGFAKTAQHNWELLRALPSFAAAGLPVLIGASRKRFLGAVLADDRGEPRPPDGRETATAVISALAAIHGAWGVRVHDVRATMDALRVLQAWEGAGRKGVDG, from the coding sequence ATGACGCCACGGCTGGAATCCGGCTTGCAGGTGATGGGCGTCGTCAACGTCACCGACGACTCGTTCTCGGACGGGGGTCGGTACCTCGACCCCGAGCGCGCGGTGGCCCACGGCCTGCGGCTGGTCAAAGAGGGCGCCACCATCATCGACGTGGGCGGCGAATCCACCCGTCCGGGCGCGGTGCGCGTCGATGCCGTGGTCGAATCGGCGCGTGTCGTTCCGGTTGTGAAAGAACTTGCCGCTCAGGGCATCACGGTCAGCATCGACACCATGCACGCCGAGGTGGCCCGCGCCGCGCTGGAAAGCGGTGCCCGGATCGTCAACGACGTCTCCGGCGGCCGGTCCGACCCGGGCATGGCCGCGCTGGTGGCCGAGGCCGGGGTCCCGTGGGTGTTGATGCACTGGCGCTCGGTGAAAGCCGATCAGCCGCACCAGGTTCCGCACTACGACGACGTGGTGGCCACCGTGCGCGCCGAGTTGCAGGCCGCGGTGGACGACGCGCTGGCCGCCGGTGTCGCCGAACGTCAGCTCATCATCGACCCGGGGCTGGGATTTGCCAAGACCGCGCAGCACAACTGGGAGTTGCTGCGGGCGCTGCCGAGTTTCGCGGCCGCCGGGTTGCCGGTGCTGATCGGGGCCTCACGCAAGCGGTTCCTCGGGGCCGTGCTGGCCGATGATCGCGGTGAACCCCGCCCCCCGGACGGTCGCGAAACCGCGACGGCGGTCATCTCGGCCCTGGCGGCCATCCACGGCGCCTGGGGCGTGCGGGTGCATGACGTGCGGGCAACGATGGACGCGTTGCGGGTGCTGCAGGCCTGGGAGGGCGCAGGCAGAAAGGGTGTCGATGGCTGA
- a CDS encoding DUF3180 domain-containing protein, with amino-acid sequence MGPTRKRDLAAAVLVAGVLGYLAVLLLYRWFPPLTVWTGMSLAAVAVAEAAWGWQVRSKIASGQIGLGADRLNPLAVARTVVIAKASAWVGALVLGWWLAVVVYLLPRRAMIRVAEADTAGAVVAAGCALALLVAALWLQHCCRSPSDDFDGNGDSDREPAPD; translated from the coding sequence ATGGGCCCGACCAGAAAGCGTGACCTCGCGGCGGCCGTGCTGGTCGCCGGCGTCCTCGGCTATCTCGCCGTCCTGCTGCTGTATCGGTGGTTTCCGCCGCTGACGGTGTGGACCGGGATGTCGCTGGCGGCGGTCGCGGTGGCCGAGGCCGCCTGGGGCTGGCAGGTGCGATCGAAGATCGCTTCCGGACAGATCGGGCTGGGTGCCGACCGGTTGAATCCGCTCGCGGTGGCACGGACGGTGGTGATCGCGAAGGCCTCGGCGTGGGTCGGGGCGCTGGTGCTCGGGTGGTGGCTGGCCGTCGTGGTCTATCTGTTGCCGCGGCGCGCGATGATCCGGGTCGCCGAGGCGGACACCGCGGGCGCCGTCGTCGCCGCCGGTTGCGCGCTGGCGCTGCTGGTGGCCGCGCTGTGGTTGCAGCACTGCTGCCGATCCCCGTCGGATGACTTCGACGGAAACGGGGATTCGGACCGCGAACCGGCTCCGGATTGA
- the lysS gene encoding lysine--tRNA ligase yields the protein MSEADLPEQFRIRQAKRERLLAEGHDPYPVVVPRTHSLAQIRAAYPDLEPDSQTGEVVGVAGRVVFARNSGKLCFATLQDGDGTQLQAMISLASTGQEALDAWKADVDLGDLVFIHGEVISSRRGELSVLADRWQMAAKALRPLPVAHKELSEESRVRQRYVDLIVRPQARDVARQRIAVVRAVRAALERRDFLEVETPMLQTLAGGAAARPFVTHSNALDTDLYLRIAPELFLKRCVVGGLDRIFELNRNFRNEGADSTHSPEFSMLETYQAYGDYNDSALATREVIQEVAEEALGTRQVLLADGTEYDLDGEWQSLQMYPSLSEALGEEITPQTSAEHLWGIADRLGAEIPRDRGYGHGKLVEELWEHTVGDALWAPTFVRDFPVETTPLTRQHRSVDGVTEKWDLYIRGFELATGYSELIDPVIQRERFAEQARAAAAGDDEAMELDEDFLAAMEYGMPPTTGTGMGIDRLLMALTGLSIRETVLFPIVRRHSN from the coding sequence GTGAGCGAGGCCGATCTTCCCGAACAGTTCCGGATCCGCCAGGCCAAGCGTGAGCGGCTGCTAGCCGAGGGCCACGACCCATATCCGGTCGTGGTGCCGCGTACGCACTCGTTGGCGCAGATTCGGGCCGCTTATCCGGACCTGGAACCCGATTCCCAGACCGGCGAGGTCGTCGGCGTCGCCGGCCGGGTGGTATTCGCCCGCAATTCCGGCAAATTGTGTTTTGCGACACTGCAGGACGGCGACGGCACCCAGTTGCAGGCGATGATCAGTCTGGCCTCGACCGGGCAGGAGGCGCTGGACGCGTGGAAGGCCGATGTCGACCTCGGCGATCTGGTGTTCATCCACGGCGAGGTGATCAGTTCGCGCCGCGGCGAACTCTCGGTACTCGCGGACCGCTGGCAGATGGCGGCCAAGGCGCTGCGCCCGCTGCCCGTCGCACACAAGGAACTCAGCGAGGAGTCCCGGGTCCGGCAACGCTACGTGGACCTCATCGTGCGGCCACAGGCACGCGATGTGGCCCGCCAGCGCATCGCGGTGGTGCGCGCGGTCCGTGCGGCACTGGAGCGGCGCGACTTTCTCGAGGTCGAAACCCCAATGCTGCAGACCCTGGCCGGCGGTGCGGCCGCGCGGCCCTTTGTGACGCATTCCAACGCGCTGGACACCGATCTGTACCTGCGCATCGCGCCGGAACTGTTCCTAAAGCGGTGCGTTGTGGGCGGTCTGGACCGGATCTTCGAGCTGAATCGCAACTTCAGAAACGAAGGCGCGGATTCGACCCATTCTCCGGAATTCTCAATGCTGGAGACATACCAGGCCTACGGCGACTACAACGATTCGGCGTTGGCCACCCGGGAAGTTATTCAAGAAGTCGCCGAGGAAGCGTTAGGCACGCGACAGGTGCTGCTGGCCGACGGCACGGAGTACGACCTCGACGGGGAATGGCAATCACTACAAATGTACCCGTCTTTGTCGGAAGCGTTGGGTGAGGAGATCACCCCGCAGACTTCGGCCGAACACCTGTGGGGCATTGCCGACCGCCTGGGCGCCGAAATCCCCCGGGACCGCGGCTACGGTCACGGCAAGCTGGTGGAGGAACTCTGGGAGCACACGGTGGGGGACGCCCTCTGGGCGCCGACCTTCGTGCGGGATTTCCCGGTCGAGACAACGCCTTTGACGCGGCAGCACCGCAGTGTCGATGGCGTGACCGAGAAATGGGATCTCTATATTCGCGGATTCGAGTTGGCTACCGGTTACTCCGAGCTCATCGACCCGGTGATCCAACGCGAACGATTCGCCGAGCAGGCCCGCGCGGCCGCGGCCGGCGATGACGAAGCGATGGAACTCGATGAGGATTTTCTTGCCGCGATGGAGTACGGGATGCCGCCTACTACCGGCACCGGAATGGGTATTGACCGGCTGTTGATGGCGTTGACCGGACTGTCAATTCGAGAGACGGTTTTGTTCCCGATTGTTCGTCGACACTCCAACTGA
- a CDS encoding SDR family NAD(P)-dependent oxidoreductase translates to MTRLSKLSRSVAGQVIVVTGAASGMGLATARLLADEGALVGLVDRAEEPLTAAADELLGAGARAHAVAVDVATPGAPASAIAAIRAELGPIDALVNNAAIATGTGIDDEDFEAHWAASLAVNLTAYAAFIRAALADLRRLRAGRIVNVASTEALGATARQLPYTVSKHGVVGLTRSLAVELGAAGVTVNCICPGPINTGMTAPIPDEAKAEFARRRTALRRYGDPEEVAHATLSLLLPAASYITGAVLAVDGGLTVRNA, encoded by the coding sequence ATGACGCGGCTGAGCAAGCTCAGCCGCTCGGTTGCCGGCCAGGTCATCGTGGTGACCGGCGCGGCGAGCGGGATGGGGCTGGCGACGGCGCGGCTGCTCGCCGACGAGGGCGCCCTGGTCGGATTGGTCGACCGCGCCGAGGAGCCGCTGACGGCGGCAGCCGACGAACTCCTCGGCGCCGGCGCCCGGGCCCACGCGGTGGCCGTCGACGTGGCGACGCCGGGCGCGCCGGCGTCGGCGATCGCCGCGATCCGCGCCGAACTCGGACCGATCGACGCTCTGGTGAACAACGCGGCAATCGCAACGGGCACCGGCATCGACGACGAGGACTTCGAGGCCCACTGGGCGGCGAGCCTGGCGGTGAACCTGACCGCGTACGCCGCGTTCATCCGGGCCGCACTGGCCGATCTGCGGCGCCTGCGCGCTGGTCGGATCGTCAACGTCGCCTCGACCGAAGCCCTCGGCGCGACCGCCCGGCAGCTGCCCTACACGGTCTCCAAGCACGGCGTCGTCGGGCTCACCCGGTCGCTGGCCGTCGAGTTGGGTGCGGCCGGGGTGACGGTCAACTGCATCTGTCCCGGCCCGATCAACACCGGCATGACCGCGCCGATCCCCGACGAGGCCAAAGCCGAGTTCGCCCGGCGCCGAACGGCACTGCGCCGCTACGGCGACCCCGAAGAGGTCGCGCACGCCACCCTGTCCCTGCTGCTGCCCGCGGCGTCCTACATCACCGGCGCGGTGCTGGCGGTCGACGGCGGGCTCACCGTCCGCAACGCCTGA
- a CDS encoding DUF6779 domain-containing protein produces MTVLSRGARARRGGRRPGWLLLTVLLVLAIAASSALVFTNRVELLKLAVILALWAAVVGAFVSVIYRRQSDADSAKVRDLKLVYDLQLDREISARREYELTVETHLRREIASELRSQAADEVAALRAELAALRTNLEILFDADLAQRAALESDRRQERAHSEWVRTPEPVRSDRVVSSRYTPVHDDDMTRTNESPIIDVPEEPAPPPPPPPPPRPAAASTPPRRRRRRAEEAAREDDYRGSHRRPWQEESWAPPVAAQPEPPQPEPPRPEPPRAQPPRPEPPRAEPPPPPRPEPQQPWRETQSDWDPLNTWKPQATPPPPVPPVSPPRVAPPEPPVPAPAAAAPEPPPPVPSYRDEPPAEPAWTPPSPPTEGRRRRGRHASASDPVLPPPTPAPEPEPEPVDRRGRHWAPPAEPEDPLAAPYRPPTPEPDSEPAARHRGLDDEEPVRPRGQSAAELLARFQATPGGGGRRRRRED; encoded by the coding sequence ATGACCGTTCTGTCCCGCGGCGCCCGGGCTCGGCGGGGCGGCCGCAGGCCGGGTTGGCTCCTATTGACCGTGTTGCTGGTCCTCGCTATTGCGGCCAGTTCCGCGTTGGTTTTCACCAACCGTGTCGAGCTGTTGAAGCTCGCCGTGATCCTGGCGCTGTGGGCGGCGGTGGTGGGGGCATTCGTGTCGGTGATCTACCGGCGCCAAAGCGATGCCGACAGCGCCAAGGTGCGGGATCTGAAGCTGGTCTACGACCTTCAGCTGGACCGCGAGATCTCCGCGCGCCGCGAGTACGAGTTGACGGTGGAAACGCATCTGCGCCGCGAGATCGCGTCCGAGTTGCGGTCGCAGGCCGCCGACGAGGTTGCCGCGCTGCGGGCCGAACTCGCCGCGCTGCGAACCAATCTCGAGATTCTCTTCGATGCCGACCTGGCGCAGCGGGCCGCCCTGGAATCCGACCGGCGTCAGGAGCGCGCCCACAGCGAATGGGTCCGCACCCCGGAGCCGGTCCGCTCCGATCGCGTGGTCAGTAGTCGTTACACCCCGGTGCACGACGACGACATGACCCGCACCAACGAGAGTCCGATCATCGACGTCCCCGAAGAACCGGCGCCACCCCCACCGCCGCCCCCACCGCCGCGGCCGGCCGCGGCCTCGACCCCCCCGCGCCGGCGTCGCCGTCGTGCCGAGGAGGCTGCCCGGGAGGACGATTACCGCGGATCGCATCGGCGTCCGTGGCAGGAGGAGAGCTGGGCACCGCCGGTGGCGGCGCAGCCCGAACCGCCGCAGCCGGAACCGCCGCGCCCCGAACCGCCGCGCGCCCAACCGCCGCGGCCCGAGCCACCGCGCGCCGAGCCCCCGCCCCCGCCCCGGCCCGAACCCCAGCAGCCGTGGCGCGAGACGCAGTCGGACTGGGACCCGCTGAACACCTGGAAACCGCAGGCGACACCGCCGCCGCCCGTGCCGCCGGTGAGCCCGCCGCGGGTGGCCCCGCCGGAGCCACCGGTGCCCGCGCCGGCCGCAGCCGCTCCCGAGCCGCCACCGCCGGTGCCGTCCTACCGCGACGAGCCGCCCGCCGAGCCGGCCTGGACACCGCCGTCCCCACCCACCGAGGGGCGACGGCGCCGCGGGCGGCACGCGAGCGCGTCCGATCCGGTCCTCCCACCCCCGACCCCGGCGCCCGAACCCGAGCCGGAACCGGTGGATCGGCGCGGCCGGCACTGGGCGCCACCGGCCGAGCCCGAGGATCCGCTCGCAGCGCCGTACCGGCCGCCCACCCCGGAACCGGACAGCGAACCGGCGGCGCGCCACCGCGGGCTCGACGACGAAGAGCCGGTCCGGCCGCGCGGACAATCGGCCGCCGAACTGCTCGCCCGATTCCAGGCCACCCCCGGTGGCGGCGGCCGCCGGCGGCGGCGCGAGGACTGA
- a CDS encoding Rossmann-like and DUF2520 domain-containing protein: MMQSEQLDGLRPARLKVGVISAGRVGTALGAMLERADHVVVACSAISNASLRRAASRLPDTPVRPIPDVADASELLLLAVPDAELGGLISGLAATGAVRAGTIVVHTSGANGIGILAPLTEQGCLPLAIHPAMTFTGADEDLTRLSEACFGITAADEIGYAIAQSLVLEIGGEPVRVREDARTVYHAALAHGSNHVVTVIADALEALRSALQGQELLGQELVDDAPGGIAERVLAPLARAALENALQRGQAALTGPVARGDAPAVAAHLAALGEVDPALAEAYRTASLRTAQRSHAAPEVFKVLNP, translated from the coding sequence ATGATGCAGTCGGAACAGCTCGATGGTCTGCGCCCGGCCCGCCTCAAGGTGGGCGTCATTTCCGCGGGCCGGGTCGGGACCGCACTGGGCGCCATGCTGGAGCGCGCCGACCACGTGGTGGTGGCCTGCAGCGCCATCTCCAATGCGTCCCTGCGGCGGGCCGCCAGCCGGCTGCCCGACACCCCGGTCCGGCCCATCCCCGACGTCGCCGACGCCTCGGAGCTACTGCTGCTGGCGGTGCCCGACGCCGAGCTGGGCGGGCTGATCTCCGGGCTGGCCGCCACCGGCGCGGTGCGGGCGGGCACCATCGTCGTGCACACGTCCGGCGCGAACGGCATCGGCATCCTGGCGCCCCTGACCGAGCAGGGCTGCCTGCCGCTGGCCATCCACCCGGCCATGACCTTCACCGGCGCCGACGAGGACCTCACCCGGCTGTCCGAGGCGTGTTTCGGGATCACCGCGGCCGACGAGATCGGCTACGCGATCGCGCAGTCGCTGGTCCTCGAGATCGGCGGGGAACCGGTCCGGGTCCGCGAGGACGCCCGCACCGTCTACCACGCCGCGCTGGCCCACGGCAGCAATCACGTCGTCACCGTGATCGCCGATGCCCTCGAGGCGCTGCGGTCCGCTCTGCAGGGCCAGGAGCTGCTGGGACAGGAACTCGTCGATGACGCGCCGGGCGGGATCGCCGAACGCGTGCTGGCGCCGCTCGCGCGCGCCGCGCTCGAGAACGCCCTGCAACGGGGTCAGGCCGCGCTCACCGGCCCGGTCGCGCGCGGCGACGCGCCGGCCGTCGCCGCGCACCTCGCGGCCCTGGGCGAGGTGGACCCCGCGCTCGCCGAGGCCTACCGAACCGCCTCGCTGCGCACCGCGCAGCGCTCCCACGCCGCCCCGGAGGTATTCAAGGTGCTCAACCCATGA
- a CDS encoding TetR/AcrR family transcriptional regulator, whose translation MPPSPVPARNRLIAAGERLFAERGIDNVSLRELSRAAGARNVMALQHHFTDRDGLLQAILQKHQVRIEARRHQMLDECLEKSGDGGDPPLQALAAALVDPWAQCLVDDDGGRDYLRIFAELVNRPRPLIPTALDGAPGSIERWRALVDPKLNAQQRRLHRRYAAMLYVTTELARWARNTNEPDLPLISASLTDLVVAMLTAPISAATSEELRRRR comes from the coding sequence GTGCCACCCTCACCAGTTCCCGCGCGCAACCGGCTCATCGCAGCCGGGGAGCGCCTGTTCGCCGAACGCGGCATCGACAACGTCAGCCTGCGCGAACTCAGCCGCGCGGCCGGTGCCCGCAACGTGATGGCGCTGCAGCACCACTTCACCGACCGCGACGGGCTGCTGCAGGCGATCTTGCAGAAGCATCAGGTGCGGATCGAGGCGCGGCGGCACCAGATGCTCGACGAATGCCTGGAAAAATCCGGCGACGGGGGCGATCCGCCGTTGCAGGCGTTGGCCGCCGCCCTCGTCGACCCGTGGGCCCAATGCCTGGTCGACGACGACGGTGGGCGGGACTACTTGCGGATCTTCGCCGAGCTGGTCAATCGGCCGCGCCCCCTGATCCCGACGGCCCTCGACGGCGCACCCGGCAGCATCGAGAGATGGCGCGCCCTCGTCGACCCCAAGCTCAATGCGCAACAGCGTCGGTTGCACCGACGCTATGCGGCGATGCTGTACGTCACCACCGAGCTGGCGCGGTGGGCGCGTAACACCAACGAGCCCGACCTGCCGCTGATCTCGGCGTCGCTTACCGACCTGGTGGTGGCGATGCTGACGGCCCCGATCAGCGCCGCGACGTCGGAGGAACTGCGCAGGCGCCGGTAG
- a CDS encoding type III pantothenate kinase, whose product MLLAIDVRNTHTVVGLIAGTGDHAKVVQQWRIRTEPEVTADELALTIDGLIGDDSDRLTGAVALSTVPSILHEIRMMLEQYWGAVPHVLIEPGVRTGVPLLVDNPKEVGADRIVNCLAAFHKYSAPSIVVDFGSSICVDVVSGRGEFLGGAIAPGVQVSSDAAAARSAALRRVEMTRPRSVIGKNTVECMQAGAVFGFAGLVEGIIRRIREDIDGFAGDDVVVVATGHTAPLLLPELHTDAQYDRHLTLDGLRLVFERNRDGGRGKLKTAR is encoded by the coding sequence GTGCTGCTGGCCATCGACGTCCGCAACACCCACACCGTCGTGGGACTGATCGCGGGCACCGGTGATCACGCGAAGGTGGTGCAGCAGTGGCGGATCCGCACCGAGCCGGAGGTCACTGCCGACGAACTCGCGCTGACCATCGACGGTCTGATCGGTGACGACTCAGATCGCCTCACCGGCGCGGTGGCGCTGTCGACGGTTCCGTCGATTCTGCACGAGATCCGGATGATGCTCGAACAGTATTGGGGCGCGGTGCCGCACGTGCTGATCGAGCCGGGTGTCCGTACCGGGGTGCCGCTGCTGGTGGACAACCCCAAAGAGGTCGGGGCCGACCGCATCGTCAACTGTCTGGCGGCGTTCCACAAATACTCCGCGCCCTCGATCGTGGTGGACTTCGGTTCCTCGATCTGCGTGGACGTGGTGTCGGGCCGGGGCGAGTTTCTCGGCGGTGCCATCGCCCCGGGCGTGCAGGTGTCCTCGGACGCCGCGGCGGCCCGGTCCGCGGCGCTGCGCCGCGTCGAGATGACCCGTCCACGGTCGGTGATCGGCAAGAACACCGTCGAGTGCATGCAGGCCGGCGCGGTCTTCGGATTCGCGGGCCTGGTGGAGGGCATCATCCGCCGCATCCGCGAGGACATCGACGGGTTCGCCGGTGACGACGTCGTGGTGGTGGCCACCGGTCACACCGCGCCGCTGCTGCTGCCCGAGCTGCACACCGACGCCCAGTACGACCGGCACCTGACCCTGGACGGGTTGCGCCTGGTGTTCGAACGCAACCGCGACGGCGGGCGTGGGAAACTCAAGACCGCCCGCTGA